The proteins below come from a single Ochotona princeps isolate mOchPri1 chromosome 13, mOchPri1.hap1, whole genome shotgun sequence genomic window:
- the LIPN gene encoding lipase member N — translation MKCFMPGIFTMWLFLTTTCLICGTLNAGGFFDLENEVNPEVWMNTSEIISYNGYPSEEYEVTTKDGYILCINRIPHGRSRNGNTDPRPVVYLQHALFADNTYWLENFANGSLGFLLADAGYDVWMGNSRGNTWSRRHKTLSANEEAFWAFSFDEMAKYDLPSIIDFIVNKTGQEKLHFIGHSLGTTIGFVAFSTLPELAQRIKMNFALGPVVSFKYPTSIFTSFFRLPNSIIKALFGTKGFFLEFKNGKIPSTKICNNKMLWMICSTFVSLWAGANTKNMNMSRMDVYMAHAPTGSSVQNILHIKQLYRSDEFRAYDWGSEAENMHHYNQSHPPLYDLTTMNVPTAIWAGGHDILITPRDVTRILPQIRNLRYFKLIPDWNHFDFVWGLDAAQRMYSKIIALMKEYH, via the exons ATGAAATGTTTTATGCCAGGCATTTTCACGATGTGGCTGTTTTTAACAACAACTTGTTTGATTTGTGGAACTTTAAATGCTGGTGGATTTTTTGATTTGGAAAATGAAGTAAATCCTGAAGTATGGATGAATACT AGTGAAATCATAAGCTACAACGGCTATCCCAGCGAAGAGTATGAAGTCACCACCAAGGATGGATACATACTCTGCATCAACAGAATTCCCCATGGGAGAAGTCGGAATGGGAACACAG ATCCCCGGCCCGTTGTGTACCTGCAGCATGCCCTGTTTGCAGATAACACCTATTGGCTGGAGAATTTCGCCAATGGCAGCCTTGGATTCCTTCTAGCAGATGCAGGCTATGATGTGTGGATGGGAAACAGTCGGGGGAATACTTGGTCAAGAAGACACAAGACACTCTCAGCCAATGAAGAGGCGTTTTGGGCCTTTAG TTTTGATGAAATGGCCAAATATGATCTCCCAAGTATAATAGACTTCATTGTAAATAAAACTGGTCAAGAGAAGCTGCATTTCATTGGACATTCACTTGGCACTACAATAG GATTTGTAGCCTTTTCCACCTTGCCTGAACTGgcacaaagaataaaaatgaattttgccTTGGGACCAGTGGTTTCATTCAAATATCCCACAAGCATTTTCACCAGTTTTTTTCGGCTTCCAAATTCCATAATCAAG GCTCTTTTTGGTACCAAAGGtttctttttagaatttaagAATGGGAAAATCCCTTCTACTAAAATCTGCAATAATAAAATGCTATGGATGATATGTAGTACATTTGTATCCTTATGGGCTGGAGCTAATACAAAAAATATGAATATG AGTCGAATGGATGTGTATATGGCACATGCTCCCACTGGATCTTCAGTACAGAACATTCTGCATATAAAACAG CTTTACAGATCTGATGAATTCAGAGCTTATGACTGGGGAAGTGAAGCTGAGAATATGCACCACTACAATCAG AGCCATCCCCCACTATACGACTTGACAACCATGAATGTGCCTACTGCTATTTGGGCTGGTGGTCATGATATCCTTATCACACCCAGGGATGTGACCAGGATACTTCCCCAAATCAGGAATCTTCGTTACTTCAAACTAATTCCAGATTGGAACCACTTTGATTTTGTCTGGGGTCTTGATGCTGCTCAACGGATGTATAGTAAAATCATAGCTTTAATGAAGGAATATCACTAA